The following coding sequences are from one Hymenobacter sp. DG25A window:
- a CDS encoding Hsp20/alpha crystallin family protein codes for MLDRFFNDSLASQGRVASFSPQVDAFETEQGFEIEASLPGLKRDEIKVDFQQGRLAISGERQFHNERNERQYHLVENSYGSFYRAFDMPDTVDANKIEATFEDGVLHVHVPKDTQKTMRHQIEVRGKQGGQAGGGDGNVGKGSTSGKMSERVGRNATEVPVQEASTGQRGGSQQNAPGTSRQGSGVGS; via the coding sequence ATGCTAGACCGCTTCTTCAATGACTCATTGGCCTCGCAGGGCAGAGTAGCCAGTTTTTCGCCTCAGGTTGATGCATTTGAAACCGAGCAGGGTTTCGAAATAGAAGCGTCCCTGCCCGGCCTGAAGCGCGACGAAATAAAGGTGGATTTTCAGCAGGGCCGCCTGGCTATTTCCGGCGAGCGGCAGTTCCACAACGAGCGGAATGAGCGGCAGTACCATCTGGTGGAAAACTCCTACGGCTCCTTCTACCGCGCCTTCGATATGCCCGACACGGTGGACGCCAATAAGATAGAGGCCACCTTTGAAGATGGGGTTTTGCACGTGCATGTTCCCAAAGACACCCAGAAAACCATGCGCCACCAGATTGAGGTGCGGGGTAAGCAGGGCGGCCAGGCAGGCGGAGGCGACGGCAATGTTGGCAAAGGCAGCACCAGCGGAAAAATGTCGGAGCGGGTGGGCCGCAATGCCACGGAAGTGCCCGTGCAGGAAGCTTCTACGGGCCAGCGCGGCGGCAGCCAGCAAAATGCGCCCGGCACCTCCAGACAAGGCTCCGGCGTTGGCTCTTAA
- a CDS encoding DUF6799 domain-containing protein, whose translation MKRFTYLTLALALFGLTAQAQSKKLPPRRPVAPKSRTAPTSVSLKEGYTIKDGKFLVTRSGHTDPVLQDETLLNGTRVKADGTVVLRDSTTVQMKEGDFMSLTGRVTTKEMRMEQDSLSKAAFQDTQKSKMKLKTKKGRRS comes from the coding sequence ATGAAGCGCTTTACTTATCTCACGTTAGCTCTGGCTCTATTTGGCCTCACGGCTCAGGCTCAAAGCAAAAAGCTACCCCCGCGCCGCCCGGTGGCGCCCAAGTCCCGCACGGCACCCACCTCTGTTTCTCTGAAAGAGGGCTATACGATAAAAGATGGTAAGTTTCTGGTAACCCGCAGCGGCCACACCGACCCCGTTCTGCAGGACGAAACCCTGCTGAACGGCACCCGGGTGAAAGCCGACGGCACCGTAGTACTGCGCGACAGCACCACCGTGCAAATGAAGGAAGGCGACTTTATGTCCCTCACCGGCCGTGTAACCACCAAGGAAATGCGGATGGAGCAGGATAGCCTCTCCAAGGCCGCATTTCAGGACACGCAGAAATCCAAGATGAAGCTGAAGACCAAAAAAGGGCGTCGCAGCTAA
- a CDS encoding VF530 family DNA-binding protein: MSVSDDARDESGHLIRELHGVKLAQIMEYLVAHYGWPELDSRIRVNCFAVNPSIKSSLTFLRRTPWARAKVEELYIQARTAEVLGKPKP; this comes from the coding sequence ATGTCTGTTTCTGATGACGCCCGGGACGAGTCCGGGCACCTGATCCGCGAGCTGCACGGCGTAAAGCTGGCGCAGATAATGGAGTACCTGGTGGCCCACTATGGCTGGCCGGAGCTGGATAGCCGCATCCGGGTAAACTGCTTTGCCGTGAACCCCAGCATTAAATCCAGCCTTACCTTTCTGCGGCGCACCCCCTGGGCCCGCGCTAAGGTAGAGGAGCTTTACATTCAGGCCCGTACGGCCGAGGTGCTGGGAAAACCAAAGCCTTAA
- a CDS encoding glycoside hydrolase family 25 protein, translating into MSRSRRRTPVARHRAGPARRWWLVGLLLLVLAGGIYSQYRRQVNRYARRLYATLVHPHLTGSERTPLLDGYSVHGIDVSAYQGHIDWPRVAANNVRFAFIKATEGVTLRDPRFPRNWREARKAGVFRGAYHYFQPNYDGAQQANLFVRTVPLQPGDLPPVLDVEAPDFHDVAVMRRNIATWLRLVERHYGARPILYSNYSFYRRYLAGHFDKYPLWLAHYEVAQPALAREKWIIWQHSDESYVPGIRGTVDFNVLQGNYNNLLALRLAGSRPAAAPLPR; encoded by the coding sequence ATGAGTCGTTCCCGCCGCCGTACTCCCGTTGCCCGCCACCGTGCCGGCCCTGCCCGCCGCTGGTGGTTGGTAGGGCTGCTCCTGCTGGTGCTGGCCGGCGGAATTTATAGCCAGTACCGCCGCCAGGTAAACCGCTATGCGCGCCGCCTTTATGCTACGCTGGTTCATCCGCACCTGACGGGCTCAGAGCGCACACCCCTGCTGGATGGCTACTCCGTGCACGGCATTGATGTATCGGCGTATCAGGGTCACATCGACTGGCCCCGCGTGGCCGCCAACAACGTCCGGTTTGCCTTTATTAAAGCAACGGAGGGCGTAACCCTGCGCGACCCGCGCTTCCCGCGCAACTGGCGCGAGGCCCGCAAGGCCGGGGTATTCCGCGGGGCCTACCACTACTTCCAGCCCAACTACGATGGCGCCCAGCAGGCCAACCTGTTTGTGCGCACGGTACCCCTGCAGCCCGGCGACCTGCCCCCGGTGCTGGACGTAGAAGCCCCTGATTTTCATGATGTAGCCGTAATGCGCCGCAACATTGCCACCTGGCTGCGGCTGGTAGAGCGCCACTACGGTGCCCGCCCCATCCTGTATTCCAACTACAGCTTCTACCGCCGCTATCTGGCCGGGCATTTTGACAAGTACCCGCTGTGGCTGGCGCACTATGAGGTGGCTCAGCCGGCCCTGGCCCGGGAGAAGTGGATTATCTGGCAGCACAGCGACGAATCCTACGTGCCCGGCATCCGGGGTACCGTGGACTTTAATGTGCTGCAGGGCAACTACAACAATCTGCTGGCCCTGCGTCTGGCGGGTTCACGCCCCGCAGCCGCACCCCTTCCCCGTTAG
- a CDS encoding DnaJ C-terminal domain-containing protein, with amino-acid sequence MSAFSRPALHPVDYKDYYKILELDKSATKDQIRKQYRKLARKYHPDVNPNDPESERKFKEVNEANEVLSDEEKRKKYDQLGADWQRYQQTGGAGRGSAGFDWSQYGGQPGAGGYGGFSGGENPFGDADFSDFFSSIFGGMGGGGGRSGGARAGAGQDYQAELELTLEEAYRGGPRTLTVNGKNLRITIQPGVEDGQTIRLRDQGGPGRHGGPNGSLYITFRIKLDPRYTRTGHDLTMEVPVSIYKALLGGEQVVETLSGPVKINIKPETQNGTRLRLRGKGFPVYRQAGQFGDLYLRLTLTLPKHLSDKEKELFQQLAELRKE; translated from the coding sequence TTGTCCGCTTTCTCACGCCCAGCGTTGCACCCCGTGGATTACAAAGACTACTACAAGATTCTCGAGCTCGATAAGTCGGCTACCAAAGACCAGATCCGGAAGCAATACCGCAAGCTGGCCCGCAAGTATCACCCCGATGTGAACCCGAACGACCCGGAGTCCGAGCGCAAGTTCAAGGAAGTGAATGAGGCCAATGAGGTGCTCAGCGACGAGGAGAAGCGCAAAAAATACGACCAGCTAGGGGCCGACTGGCAGCGCTATCAGCAGACCGGGGGCGCCGGCCGGGGCAGCGCCGGATTTGACTGGTCCCAGTATGGGGGGCAGCCCGGTGCGGGGGGCTACGGCGGCTTCAGCGGGGGCGAAAACCCCTTTGGCGACGCGGATTTCTCCGATTTCTTCAGCTCCATTTTTGGCGGCATGGGTGGCGGAGGCGGCCGCAGCGGAGGTGCCCGCGCCGGCGCCGGCCAGGATTACCAGGCCGAGCTGGAACTCACGCTGGAAGAAGCCTACCGGGGCGGGCCGCGTACGCTCACTGTCAACGGCAAAAACCTACGCATCACCATTCAACCCGGCGTGGAAGACGGCCAGACCATCCGGCTGCGCGACCAGGGCGGCCCCGGGCGCCACGGCGGCCCCAATGGCTCGCTCTACATTACCTTCCGCATCAAGCTCGACCCACGCTACACCCGCACCGGCCACGACCTGACCATGGAGGTTCCCGTCAGCATTTACAAAGCGCTGCTGGGTGGCGAGCAGGTGGTGGAAACCCTCTCCGGGCCAGTGAAAATCAACATCAAGCCCGAAACCCAGAACGGCACGCGGCTGCGGCTGCGCGGCAAGGGGTTCCCGGTTTACCGGCAAGCCGGTCAGTTCGGCGACTTGTACCTGCGCCTTACCTTAACGCTGCCCAAGCACCTGAGCGATAAGGAAAAGGAACTGTTTCAACAGCTGGCGGAGCTGCGCAAGGAATAG
- a CDS encoding chaperone modulator CbpM, whose product METHIITITYRECAAVYGLSETDLREFTEFGLVQRAEAPDAILAEPDHLARLARLQHDLGLSPEGVDIVLAMRQRLLSLQAELQRQQARAAQLERLLGGSAPTFDIE is encoded by the coding sequence ATGGAAACGCACATCATCACCATTACCTACCGGGAGTGCGCGGCCGTTTATGGGCTGAGCGAAACTGACCTGCGGGAGTTCACGGAGTTTGGCCTGGTGCAGCGCGCCGAAGCGCCCGATGCCATTCTGGCTGAGCCTGACCATCTGGCCCGCCTGGCCCGCCTGCAGCACGACCTGGGCCTGAGCCCCGAAGGCGTGGATATTGTACTGGCCATGCGTCAGCGGCTGCTCAGCCTGCAGGCCGAGCTACAGCGCCAGCAGGCCCGCGCCGCCCAGTTGGAGCGCCTATTGGGTGGCTCCGCCCCCACCTTCGATATAGAATAA
- a CDS encoding Hsp20/alpha crystallin family protein yields the protein MKLISKEFIHNLAPQLDLLNTLGGGTAQGTLRVDKREKGVVIHVAAPSVQPENFHVVLHHNRLTVFCDFRHQPEDKLSAPLFAQSLELPDTLDLTRIDAVHENNELQVRIPYKDVTGKPREIDIRQR from the coding sequence ATGAAGCTCATCAGCAAAGAATTTATTCACAACCTGGCCCCCCAGCTGGATTTGCTCAACACCTTGGGTGGTGGCACGGCACAGGGCACGTTGCGGGTAGATAAGCGCGAGAAGGGCGTCGTTATTCACGTTGCGGCGCCTTCCGTGCAGCCCGAAAACTTCCACGTGGTGCTGCACCACAACCGCCTCACGGTATTTTGCGACTTCCGGCATCAGCCGGAAGACAAGCTCAGCGCTCCGCTGTTTGCCCAGTCCCTGGAGCTGCCCGATACGCTGGACCTGACCCGCATTGATGCCGTGCACGAGAACAACGAGCTGCAGGTGCGCATTCCCTACAAGGATGTCACTGGCAAGCCCCGCGAAATCGACATTCGGCAGCGCTAA
- a CDS encoding septal ring lytic transglycosylase RlpA family protein, which yields MRFLSFLLLAVAFLTGCAGGKAFTQTGQASYYADKFNGRKTASGSIYRPGQRTAAHNTLPFGTVVRVTNPRNHRSVKVTITDRGPHVKGRIIDLSRKAAHKIGVDKAGVAPVQLKVVKKAR from the coding sequence ATGCGCTTCCTTTCTTTTCTTCTGCTGGCCGTGGCTTTCCTGACGGGCTGCGCCGGCGGCAAAGCCTTTACCCAAACCGGCCAGGCCTCTTACTACGCCGATAAATTCAACGGCCGCAAAACGGCCAGCGGCTCAATCTATCGGCCGGGGCAGCGCACGGCCGCGCACAATACCCTGCCCTTTGGCACGGTGGTGCGCGTAACCAACCCGCGGAATCACCGCTCCGTGAAAGTCACCATCACCGACCGGGGCCCGCATGTGAAAGGCCGCATCATTGATCTTTCCCGCAAGGCAGCCCACAAGATTGGGGTAGATAAAGCCGGGGTAGCGCCGGTACAGCTGAAAGTGGTGAAAAAAGCCCGGTAA